In a single window of the Arachis hypogaea cultivar Tifrunner chromosome 6, arahy.Tifrunner.gnm2.J5K5, whole genome shotgun sequence genome:
- the LOC112697941 gene encoding methyltransferase-like protein 2: MAESQKPASFNESGIYFFNDDSNAVFLDPVRVLNRSYNRFNVSPSTYYPRFFESPRNEPLSTTVTTSEQQPKRKRKRNKKKEPPPLNAREQIANRRHQEARPLLLKAHESLLQCTEMLDVLRTLRNDSCGCSKREHESVQHSFIDLAREVLHLEVTLNMPLREPQQQLIEINDDFANVQCCEQRVLPAFNNLVTNDTEDDVVAEILNNHYIVPRQSCFYMSDLGQIRNLIPANADSGFNLIVVDPPWENASASQKSRYPTLPNRYFLSVPIKQLTHTDGALVALWVTNREKLRSFAENELFPAWGVGYAATFYWLKVKANGSLIGDIDLFHHRPYECLILGYIAGKVNNSSKHSKFKPVKDHHVIMTIPGDYSRKPPIADLLLDYVPGLRPPRCIELFARELTAGWVSWGNEPLHFQDSRYFVKR, from the exons ATGGCGGAGTCACAGAAACCGGCGTCGTTTAACGAATCTGGCATATACTTCTTCAATGACGATTCAAACGCCGTTTTCCTGGACCCCGTTCGCGTTCTTAACCGTTCCTATAACAGATTCAATGTCTCTCCTTCCACCTACTATCCTCGTTTCTTCGAATCCCCGCGTAACGAACCTCTCTCCACCACCGTAACTACCTCGGAACAACAACCAAAACGGAAACGGAAACGGAACAAGAAGAAGGAACCTCCACCGTTGAACGCCAGAGAACAAATCGCCAATCGCCGTCACCAG GAAGCAAGGCCTTTGTTGTTGAAGGCACATGAGAGTTTGCTACAATGTACCGAAATGTTGGATGTATTGAGAACCTTGAGAAATGATTCTTGTGGCTGCTCAAAGAGGGAGCATGAGAGTGTCCAACACTCTTTCATTGACCTTGCTCGGGAAGTGCTGCACTTGGAGGTGACACTGAATATGCCTCTCCGTGAGCCTCAACAGCAGCTAATTGAGATTAATG ATGACTTCGCAAATGTGCAATGCTGTGAGCAGAGGGTGCTTCCTGCATTCAATAATTTGGTCACTAACGACACCGAGGATGATGTTGTAGCTGAAATTTTGAACAATCATTATATAGTGCCTCGACAGAGTTGTTTTTACATG TCTGATCTGGGACAGATTCGCAATCTAATTCCTG CTAATGCTGACTCTGGTTTCAACCTTATAGTAGTAGATCCACCATGGGAAAATGCTAGTGCCTCCCAGAAATCAAG GTACCCAACCCTGCCCAACAGATACTTTTTATCCGTTCCTATTAAGCAACTTACTCACACTGATGGTGCACTTGTAGCCTTATGGGTGACCAACAGAGAGAAGCTTCgcagttttgcagagaatgagcTTTTTCCTGCATGGGGAGTTGGCTATGCTGCTACTTTTTATTGGCTAAAG GTGAAAGCAAATGGATccttgattggtgatattgatctcttccatcaTAGGCCATATGAATGCCTTATTCTGGGATACATCGCTGGGAAG GTGAACAATTCTTCTAAGCATTCAAAATTTAAACCTGTGAAGGATCATCATGTGATTATGACCATTCCCGGTGATTACTCAAGAAAGCCCCCAATTGCAG ATTTGTTATTGGATTATGTTCCTGGGCTCCGACCTCCTCGATGCATAGAACTGTTTGCTAGGGAACTGACAGCTGGTTGGGTTTCTTGGGGGAACGAACCCCTTCACTTCCAAGATTCTAGATATTTTGTCAAAAGATAG
- the LOC112697942 gene encoding protein BRASSINAZOLE-RESISTANT 1-like, with the protein MASDGATSAATSRRKPSWRERENNRRRERRRRAIAAKIYAGLRAQGNYNLPKHCDNNEVLKALCAEAGWAVEEDGTTYRKGCKPPLANNGAGTSSRNTPFSSQNPSPLSSSFPSPIPSYQVSPTSSSFPSPFRLDGENTSNLIPYLRNAIPASLPPLRISNSAPVTPPLSSPTSRNPKPIPTWEAIAKESMSSFSYPFFAASAPASPTHRQFYTPATIPECDESDTSSTIESGQWLKFQAFGPSASAMPTSPTFNLVNPVAAQHYVPDKAIQGLRISSAEEFGVQPQVKPWVGEKIHEVGLDDLELTLGSGKARS; encoded by the exons ATGGCTTCCGACGGTGCTACATCGGCGGCGACTAGCCGGAGGAAGCCGTCGTGGCGTGAGAGGGAGAACAAtcggaggagagagaggaggaggagagcTATAGCGGCCAAGATCTACGCTGGTTTGCGAGCTCAGGGGAACTATAACTTGCCGAAACACTGTGATAACAACGAGGTGCTTAAAGCTCTCTGTGCTGAAGCTGGTTGGGCCGTTGAAGAAGACGGAACCACGTATCGCAAG GGCTGCAAGCCACCGCTGGCCAATAATGGTGCAGGCACTTCCTCCAGAAACACACCTTTCTCTTCACAGAATCCTAGTCCTCTGTCTTCATCTTTTCCAAGTCCAATTCCTTCCTACCAAGTCAGTCCTACTTCCTCCTCTTTCCCGAGCCCTTTCCGTTTGGACGGAGAGAACACATCGAACCTCATTCCATACCTTCGTAATGCTATTCCTGCATCCCTCCCTCCTCTAAGGATATCAAATAGTGCCCCTGTGACACCACCACTCTCATCGCCAACTTCAAGAAATCCTAAACCGATTCCCACATGGGAAGCTATTGCAAAAGAATCCATGTCGTCTTTTAGTTATCCTTTCTTTGCAGCTTCAGCCCCCGCTAGCCCCACACACAGACAATTTTACACCCCGGCAACTATCCCGGAATGTGACGAGTCGGATACTTCCTCCACCATTGAGTCTGGCCAGTGGCTGAAATTCCAAGCATTTGGACCCTCTGCATCGGCGATGCCAACATCTCCAACCTTCAATCTTGTTAACCCTGTAGCGGCTCAGCACTATGTGCCTGATAAAGCAATCCAAGGGCTGAGGATAAGTTCCGCAGAAGAGTTTGGGGTACAGCCACAGGTAAAGCCTTGGGTCGGAGAAAAAATTCATGAGGTAGGATTGGATGATTTGGAGCTTACACTTGGAAGCGGAAAAGCACGGAGCTAA
- the LOC112697944 gene encoding DEAD-box ATP-dependent RNA helicase 38-like, whose amino-acid sequence MAETAVTDADKTITTTTLPSLNIDELSIDENKKPPKLLDDPEDSNIQAVSSDDTPYTSAATFEELNLSAELLKGLYVEMKFQKPSKIQAISLPMILNPPHRDLIAQAHNGSGKTTCFVLGMLSRVDPSTQATQALCICPTRELAIQNTEVLRKMGKHTGISSHCAVPTDSRDSIPIQKGEKIKAQVVIGTPGTIKKWISFKKLEVTKLTILVFDEADQMLAEDGFKDDSLRIMKEIEKSNSSCQVLLFSATFNDIVKNFVERTVKKDHNKLFVKKEELSLDAVKQYKVQCTDELSKIEVIKDYIFELGENVGQTIIFVRTRQSAKMLHKSLVNMGYEVTSIQGALDHEERDKIVKEFRDGLTQVLISTDVLARGFDQQQVNLVINYDLPIKHTAEYTREFEPDYEVYLHRVGRAGRFGRKGAVFNLIHDEKDERLMSKIENHFGTRVSEVREKSVEDYKAALKEAGLLQA is encoded by the exons ATGGCTGAAACCGCCGTCACCGACGCCGATAAAACAATCACCACCACCACATTGCCGTCGCTCAACATCGACGAATTATCGATCGACGAAAACAAGAAACCTCCGAAGCTATTAGACGATCCGGAAGACTCCAATATCCAAGCG GTTAGTTCTGACGACACGCCGTACACCTCGGCGGCGACGTTCGAGGAATTGAACTTGTCGGCGGAGCTTTTGAAAGGACTCTACGTTGAGATGAAGTTCCAGAAACCGAGCAAGATCCAAGCTATAAGCTTGCCGATGATCTTGAATCCGCCGCACCGTGATTTGATCGCTCAGGCTCACAACGGTTCCGGCAAGACCACGTGCTTTGTTTTAGGGATGCTTAGTCGTGTGGATCCTTCGACGCAAGCTACTCAAGCTCTCTGCATTTGTCCAACGAGGGAGCTTGCTATTCAG AACACTGAAGTTCTCCGGAAGATGGGGAAGCACACAGGGATTAGCTCGCACTGTGCCGTTCCGACGGATAGCAGGGATTCAATTCCAATTcaaaaaggggagaaaattaaGGCTCAGGTGGTTATTGGGACTCCTGGCACTATCAAGAAGTGGATTTCATTCAAGAAATTGGAGGTGACCAAATTGACGATTCTTGTCTTTGATGAGGCTGATCAAATGCTTGCTGAG GATGGTTTTAAGGATGATTCCTTGAGGATaatgaaagaaatagaaaaatccaattctagCTGCCAG GTTCTTCTATTTTCTGCCACATTCAATGACATTGTCAAGAACTTTGTTGAGAGGACAGTTAAAAAGGACCATAATAAACTTTTTGTTAAGAAAGAAGAGCTTTCTTTAGACGCTGTCAAGCAATATAAAGTGCAGTGCACTGATGAGTTGTCGAAGATTGAGGTGATAAAAGATTACATATTCGAGTTAGGAGAAAATGTGGGCCAAACCATCATATTCGTGCGCACGAGACAGAGTGCAAAAATGCTGCACAAGTCACTTGTCAATATGGGTTACGAGGTGACTTCGATACAAGGTGCTCTTGACCATGAAGAGAGAGACAAAATTGTCAAAGAGTTCAGAGATGGTTTGACTCAAGTTCTTATATCGACGGATGTTCTTGCTCGAGGCTTTGATCAGCAACAG GTCAATTTGGTTATCAACTATGATCTCCCAATAAAACATACTGCGGAGTATACACGGGAATTTGAGCCTGATTATGAGGTGTACTTGCACAGAGTTGGTAGGGCTGGTCGATTTGGCCGCAAGG GGGCTGTGTTTAACCTAATACATGATGAAAAAGATGAAAGGCTGATGTCAAAGATCGAGAACCATTTTGGCACCCGTGTATCAGAG GTACGAGAAAAAAGTGTCGAAGACTATAAAGCTGCACTTAAGGAAGCCGGTCTACTAcaagcatag
- the LOC112806008 gene encoding hydroquinone glucosyltransferase-like, producing MGQTGSECIAWLNQQPSNSVLFVTFGSGGTLTIKQQNELAWGLELSGQRFLWVVRAPSNGSASASFFNAGYNDGNNVGSYLPKGFVEKTQGRCKLVTSWAPQVEILRHPAMAAFLTHCGWNSLLESVTNGVPMIAWPLYAEQRMNAMMVDEEIGVGVKVKVGEGALVPREEVERVAKMVMVEGQKRNSIKQKAKELKQIKVQSTHCRLMDLLITHDLHLLSYGNINFKLLIRGKYSRDNIFIGR from the coding sequence ATGGGTCAAACCGGATCCGAGTGCATTGCATGGCTCAACCAACAACCCTCTAATTCGGTTCTGTTTGTTACATTCGGAAGTGGTGGCACTCTTACCATAAAGCAACAAAACGAGTTAGCATGGGGCCTTGAACTCAGTGGCCAACGATTTCTATGGGTGGTTCGCGCCCCGAGCAACGGTAGCGCCTCCGCATCGTTCTTCAACGCCGGCTATAACGATGGCAATAATGTTGGATCATATTTGCCAAAAGGGTTTGTAGAAAAGACTCAAGGAAGATGCAAGTTGGTGACGTCATGGGCCCCACAAGTGGAGATTCTCCGGCACCCTGCGATGGCGGCGTTTCTGACGCATTGTGGTTGGAACTCTTTGTTGGAGAGCGTGACGAATGGGGTGCCGATGATTGCGTGGCCGTTGTACGCGGAGCAAAGGATGAATGCCATGATGGTGGATGAGGAAATCGGGGTGGGAGTGAAAGTGAAGGTTGGTGAGGGTGCTTTGGTTCCAAGAGAAGAGGTTGAGAGGGTCGCGAAGATGGTCATGGTGGAAGGCCAAAAACGAAATTCCATTAAACAAAAGGCTAAAGAACTCAAACAAATTAAAGTGCAATCAACACATTGCAGGTTAATGGATCTTCTTATCACTCACGACTTGCATTTGCTAAGTTATGGAAACATCAATTTTAAACTATTAATAAGAGGAAAATACTCACGTGATAACATCTTTATAGGAAGATGA
- the LOC112697945 gene encoding peroxisomal membrane protein 11A-like — MSFQSPPPPSPLHPTQSPNQQKPKPEGENKRDFLTHLETYLAKRDGVDKLLKISRYTSKLILATSWAKAQTQAHNGPSLYNRLKAFESSVGISRKSLRLGKFVQDLNALRALQKPRVKSTTSSSDLDFFLSIVAYGGEGIYYFVEQLVWLSKSGLIDPKRSRSFQKISAWCEFVGYFGSVALKFRDLKVIGEDEECLKSTVEIASLRGECCEVEEERLRKVREKKTMKKLSILQDLADSVMALDDMIDGKGPFSGPVFMASAGLLSALISTHKNWKSC, encoded by the coding sequence atgtctTTCCAAtctccaccaccaccatcaccgctCCACCCGACCCAAAGCCCGAACCAACAAAAACCCAAACCTGAAGGAGAAAATAAGAGAGACTTCCTGACTCACCTCGAAACCTATCTCGCCAAACGCGACGGCGTCGACAAGCTACTCAAGATCTCACGCTACACCTCAAAACTCATCCTCGCCACTTCCTGGGCCAAGGCCCAAACCCAAGCCCATAACGGCCCATCTCTCTACAACCGCCTCAAGGCCTTCGAGTCCAGCGTCGGCATCAGCCGCAAGTCCCTCCGCCTCGGCAAATTCGTCCAAGACCTCAACGCGCTCCGCGCCCTACAAAAACCGCGCGTGAAATCCACCACCAGCTCATCCGATCTCGACTTCTTCCTCTCCATCGTCGCCTACGGCGGCGAGGGAATCTACTACTTCGTCGAGCAGCTCGTCTGGCTATCCAAATCGGGACTCATCGATCCGAAACGGTCGCGTTCGTTTCAGAAAATCAGCGCGTGGTGCGAGTTCGTAGGGTACTTCGGTAGCGTGGCGTTGAAATTCAGGGATTTGAAGGTGATCGGAGAGGACGAAGAATGCTTGAAATCGACCGTTGAAATTGCGAGTTTGAGAGGGGAATGTTGTGAGGTGGAGGAAGAGAGGTTGAGGAAGGTGAGGGAGAAGAAGACGATGAAGAAGCTTTCGATTCTTCAGGATTTGGCTGATTCGGTTATGGCTTTGGATGATATGATCGACGGCAAGGGACCGTTTTCGGGGCCGGTTTTCATGGCTTCCGCCGGATTGTTGTCTGCTCTCATCAGCACTCACAAGAATTGGAAATCTTGTTAA